A window from Pseudobutyrivibrio ruminis HUN009 encodes these proteins:
- the udk gene encoding uridine kinase, with product MSEKICVLGVAGGSASGKTTIIKKLQDYFGEDIAVISHDAYYKAHPDMSFEERSKLNYDHPDSFESDRMAEDVRKLIKGYAIDMPVYDYVNHNRSEETIRIEPKTVIVMEGILILENKELRDLMDIKIFVDTDADERLMRRIQRDMIERGRSIESIIGQYSDTVKPMHEEFVEPSKKHADIIIPRGGENAAGLDMLITYMNKKLHEEEN from the coding sequence ATGTCAGAAAAGATTTGCGTTCTTGGTGTAGCAGGAGGATCTGCTTCAGGCAAGACTACAATTATTAAAAAGCTTCAGGATTATTTTGGAGAGGACATTGCGGTTATCAGCCATGATGCATACTACAAGGCACATCCTGATATGTCATTTGAGGAGCGTAGCAAATTAAACTACGACCATCCTGATTCATTCGAATCAGATAGAATGGCAGAGGATGTTAGAAAGCTTATCAAAGGATATGCTATCGATATGCCAGTTTACGATTATGTAAATCACAATCGTTCAGAGGAGACTATCCGAATTGAGCCAAAGACAGTTATTGTCATGGAAGGTATCCTTATTCTTGAGAACAAAGAGCTTAGAGATTTGATGGACATCAAAATCTTTGTTGATACAGATGCTGATGAGCGTCTCATGCGTCGTATCCAGCGTGATATGATTGAGCGTGGTCGTAGTATCGAATCAATCATTGGTCAGTACAGCGATACTGTAAAGCCAATGCACGAAGAGTTTGTTGAACCTTCAAAGAAGCATGCAGACATCATCATTCCACGTGGTGGAGAGAATGCTGCAGGTCTTGATATGCTCATCACATACATGAACAAAAAGCTTCATGAGGAAGAAAACTAA
- a CDS encoding AAA family ATPase: MGNKPIVLAVAGKGGVGKTSLASVMVKLLVEAYPDKRILAIDADPAVGLSTALGVEPTLTLDDIRKEAVEAAENGDTKATVEVLGEARYRIFDAMVELEGFSFIAIGRPEAAGCYCKINTYLKEVISSVSDNFDYIVIDGEAGIEQINRRVMEKVTHLILITDSSKKGCDVVKTIKNVADDLVMYEKVGVVVNRVPSEEVLQFMDLGDIPLLGWIPADANLTECDLKGKSVLGIPNDTAIVTGLSTALNKLGIL; this comes from the coding sequence ATGGGAAACAAACCAATAGTGTTGGCTGTTGCCGGTAAGGGCGGAGTAGGCAAAACTTCGTTAGCTTCGGTGATGGTCAAGTTGTTAGTGGAAGCTTATCCAGACAAACGCATTCTAGCAATCGACGCTGACCCAGCGGTGGGGCTTTCGACAGCACTTGGTGTTGAACCAACTCTTACTCTTGATGATATCAGGAAAGAGGCAGTTGAAGCTGCAGAAAATGGTGATACCAAGGCAACTGTGGAAGTGCTTGGGGAGGCGAGGTATCGTATTTTCGATGCTATGGTAGAACTGGAGGGCTTTTCTTTTATTGCAATAGGAAGACCGGAGGCTGCTGGTTGCTATTGCAAGATCAATACTTATCTCAAGGAAGTAATCTCTTCAGTTTCAGACAATTTTGATTACATAGTAATAGATGGAGAAGCCGGAATCGAGCAGATTAATCGTCGCGTTATGGAGAAGGTTACACATCTCATCCTTATTACAGATTCAAGTAAGAAGGGGTGTGATGTAGTTAAGACTATCAAAAATGTAGCAGATGATTTGGTTATGTATGAAAAGGTGGGCGTTGTAGTAAACCGCGTACCATCTGAGGAGGTTCTGCAGTTTATGGATTTGGGAGACATCCCTCTTCTTGGCTGGATACCTGCAGACGCCAACCTCACCGAATGCGACCTTAAGGGGAAATCGGTGCTAGGAATTCCCAACGACACCGCTATTGTAACCGGACTAAGCACCGCGTTGAATAAGCTAGGAATATTATAA
- a CDS encoding YitT family protein, whose protein sequence is MSSEKRKELFVDILMDALSGLCIGIAIYNFAADAKFPLTGLTGIAMIFYQYWGWKIGLMTIIMNIPLIVVSYKVLGRKFLLKTFKTMAIGTVMMDFVAPLVPKIEISNILLNALVVGVFTGLGYALVYMRNSSTGGADFIMMLIKAKNPHMSLGRIFFIVDVVIIVIDTIAYAHSFEALCYGFVISYVGSLVVDKVMINADSGMMCMIVTNKAEAIADAIDKAVERGTTIFTAKGGYKGDERQVLMCACSDKQMYQVNRVAKKIDVDAFIVIMESKAVYGEGFKRFKP, encoded by the coding sequence ATGTCATCTGAAAAGAGAAAAGAATTATTTGTAGATATTTTGATGGATGCCTTGTCAGGCTTGTGTATTGGTATCGCAATTTATAACTTTGCTGCAGATGCCAAGTTTCCTTTGACAGGCTTAACTGGTATTGCAATGATTTTCTATCAGTACTGGGGATGGAAAATCGGTCTTATGACAATCATAATGAACATTCCACTGATAGTGGTTTCATACAAAGTATTGGGACGAAAGTTTCTTCTTAAGACTTTCAAGACTATGGCCATAGGAACTGTCATGATGGATTTTGTGGCACCCCTTGTGCCTAAGATAGAGATTTCAAATATCCTTTTGAATGCTCTAGTGGTAGGTGTGTTTACGGGATTGGGTTATGCTCTTGTTTATATGCGTAACTCATCTACGGGCGGTGCTGATTTTATCATGATGCTTATCAAAGCAAAGAATCCACACATGTCACTTGGTCGAATCTTTTTCATAGTTGATGTGGTTATCATTGTAATCGACACTATTGCATATGCTCATTCATTTGAAGCATTGTGCTATGGTTTTGTAATCAGCTATGTAGGTTCACTTGTTGTTGATAAGGTAATGATTAACGCCGATTCAGGTATGATGTGTATGATTGTTACCAACAAAGCAGAAGCAATTGCAGATGCTATTGATAAAGCAGTTGAGAGAGGTACTACAATCTTCACTGCAAAGGGCGGATACAAAGGCGATGAGCGCCAGGTATTGATGTGCGCCTGCTCTGACAAGCAGATGTATCAGGTCAATCGAGTTGCAAAAAAGATTGACGTGGACGCATTTATTGTCATAATGGAATCAAAGGCAGTATATGGTGAGGGGTTCAAGAGATTTAAACCTTAA